The genome window CCGGAATTTTTCAGCGACGGAAACTTTCTTTCGAAGCGGTCGCGGCGGTGATTTCTGCGCTGTTCATCCCCGGCAAATCATCTGTTAGTTCTGGACGATGTCTCGATTTGCGCGCGTCCTGCTGGACCAATCCGCCGGCAAGCCGCTGGATTACGGCATCCCGGCGCATCTGGCGGGCCGGGTGCACGCGGGCTCGCGGGTCCGGGTGCCGCTGCGCACGCGGGTCGTCCTCGCGACGGTGCTGACGGTGCTTGAAGAAAGCGATGCCCGGGGAGTGCGCGACGTTGCCGAATTGGTGAACGACGAGGCGCTGGTGCGGCCGGTGCTGATGCGGCTGGCACGCTGGATGGCGGACTACTATTGCTGCGCGGAGGAGGTCGCCATGCGGGCGGTGTTGCCGGTCGTGATTCGCAAGGCGGAACTCGCGCACAAGGAGCAGCTCTTCGTGACACTGGTGCGGCCTCCGGACGAGACGGAGCGGGCAGCCATGGCACGCAAATCGCCTCGACAGCTCGAAGTGATCGCGCGGCTGGAGGAGGCCGGAGAGCCGGTCGAACTGGCGGAACTCGCCGGCCCCGCGGCGCGCGCCCTCGAGAAACGTGGCCTGGTGAGCATCGGGAAGCAGCGCATCGCTCGCGACCCCGAGGGCGAATACCTCCCCTCGAGCGATTTGGCCTTGAATTCCGAGCAGGCCACGGCGTTGCAGGCCGTCTGCGAAGCGATCGACGCCGCGGGCAAGGCGAAGCCGGTGCTCCTTCACGGCGTCACCGGCAGTGGAAAGACGGAGGTCTATTTGCAGGGGCTGCGCCACGCCCTCGATGGCGGGAAAACGGCGCTCGTGCTCGTGCCGGAGATCTCGCTCACGCCACAGGCGGTCGAGCGGTTCAAGTCGCGCTTTGCGTCGATTCAGGCGCACATTGCGGTGCTGCACAGCCACCTCTCGGAGGGAGAGCGGCACGACGAGTGGCACAAGATCCATTCCGGAGGCGCGCGTATCGTGATCGGCGCCCGCAGCGCGATCTTCGCGCCGCTCGAGAACCTCGGGCTGATCGTCGTCGATGAGGAGCACGAGAATTCCTACAAGCAGGACGAGGCGCCGCGTTATCACGCCCGCGACGTGGCGGTGTATCGCGCGTCGCTCGAGAAATGCGCGGTCGTGCTCGGCAGCGCGACGCCGTCGCTCGAGAGCTACCACAATGCGAAGTCCGGCAAATACCGCCTCGTCGAGATGCCATCGCGGATCGACGATCGCAGCATGCCGCTGATCCGCGTGGTCGATCTGCG of Chthoniobacterales bacterium contains these proteins:
- the priA gene encoding primosomal protein N', with product MSRFARVLLDQSAGKPLDYGIPAHLAGRVHAGSRVRVPLRTRVVLATVLTVLEESDARGVRDVAELVNDEALVRPVLMRLARWMADYYCCAEEVAMRAVLPVVIRKAELAHKEQLFVTLVRPPDETERAAMARKSPRQLEVIARLEEAGEPVELAELAGPAARALEKRGLVSIGKQRIARDPEGEYLPSSDLALNSEQATALQAVCEAIDAAGKAKPVLLHGVTGSGKTEVYLQGLRHALDGGKTALVLVPEISLTPQAVERFKSRFASIQAHIAVLHSHLSEGERHDEWHKIHSGGARIVIGARSAIFAPLENLGLIVVDEEHENSYKQDEAPRYHARDVAVYRASLEKCAVVLGSATPSLESYHNAKSGKYRLVEMPSRIDDRSMPLIRVVDLRLQNRQKGQQQVLSAMLCVAIERRLAAGQQTILFLNRRGYSSALQCQACGHVAQCPNCSVALTYHRNDERIRCHLCGHAERSPRSCPSCRDPGIRHSGFGTQKVEEAVRKVFPAARVERMDADSMTRKGAYREALDRFQARKIDILVGTQMIAKGLHFPNVTLVGIVNADIGLHMADFRAGERTFQLLTQVAGRAGRGEAEGEVLVQTFTPGHPAIQHARHHDFLGFWEHESDFRRVFGHPPFQRFVLVTVRGPHAERTEFTAQTLVRRLRESAGPEVAIGDPAPAPLARVKNEHRFHLALRGPSAVRMSRMVRAALPKLSAPREIRISVDVDALHLL